A genome region from Salvia splendens isolate huo1 chromosome 19, SspV2, whole genome shotgun sequence includes the following:
- the LOC121779128 gene encoding protein FAR1-RELATED SEQUENCE 5-like yields the protein MDSETPSTSHVDNQSSFDDIVENTNLNTPECPIKLKSFVGRSFPTLDNAIEFYENYGRRVVFDTRKNGSKKVDDITIWFYMVCNREGEQKFSDQQPKRRRKSKKCGYNAGVAFKFDSDRGYVIQHLNEEHNHPMVEIQHQKFMRFNRKLEHVHQKFISDCVGTNIGPSLTFKLLTELMGGYESVGCTVLDIRNYTRDIRRYAEGYEAQMIIDEMKKKKENCDALTYEYEVDSCSRLMHLFWCDPIAKMNFMQFGDIVSFDTTYSTNRYSMIFAPFTGKDNHGRAVSFGAVCQVHGIAPKLIITDQDLGMKVAVKKFEEKWKTVMKTYELEGVDWFISMFESRRANLVVFLMNFNNAVDAQRNYSANLDYLDYNTTAKMKTEWSLEKHASTIFTNGAFKEIQEQILEAYNHCSLISISNDSSPEVYKDWCHIFLVLKNKKMRLIPENLIGGRWLKSPLLKVVHAIQCQDVATHVYVDEKKKAQAILLGEMLGLYQGVSVDIDQVHELTSIVREARQQIFADGVVTSTAQKKKLMEEFYGAEAPQEVEVQPPEVVSTKGGGSRLPSRVEKALKLKSKPLHQCKKCQEWGHHDSRNCNKFKEKEKMRSRRNSDV from the exons ATGGATTCTGAAACGCCATCTACTTCGCATGTAGATAATCAATCATCCTTCGATGACATTGTTGAGAATACAA ATTTAAATACACCAGAATGCCCTATAAAACTTAAATCATTCGTTGGTCGTAGCTTCCCCACATTGGACAACGCAATTGAATTTTACGAGAACTATGGGCGACGTGTTGTTTTTGATACAAGGAAGAACGGTTCAAAGAAGGTTGATGATATCACCATATGGTTTTACATGGTGTGTAACAGAGAAGGTGAACAGAAATTTAGCGATCAACAACCCAAACGACGGCGTAAATCGAAAAAATGTGGATATAATGCTGGTGTTGCATTCAAATTTGATTCTGATCGTGGTTACGTCATTCAACATTTGAACGAAGAACACAACCACCCCATGGTTGAGATACAACACCAGAagttcatgagatttaatcgTAAACTTGAACATGTTCATCAAAAATTTATTTCGGATTGTGTTGGTACTAATATTGGTCCATCTCTCACTTTTAAGTTGTTGACTGAATTGATGGGCGGATATGAGTCTGTTGGGTGTACTGTGTTGGACATCCGTAACTACACACGGGACATCAGAAGATACGCTGAAGGATATGAAGCCCAAATGATAATAGacgagatgaagaagaagaaagaaaattgTGACGCCTTAACGTACGAGTATGAAGTTGATTCTTGTAGTCGACTGATGCATTTATTCTGGTGTGATCCTATTGCTAAGATGAATTTCATGCAATTTGGTGACATTGTCTCGTTTGACACTACGTATTCAACTAATAG GTACTCAATGATTTTCGCTCCGTTCACTGGGAAGGACAACCATGGGCGCGCAGTGTCATTTGGAGCTG TTTGTCAAGTGCATGGCATAGCTCCCAAGTTGATAATTACTGATCAAGACTTGGGCATGAAAGTTGCTGTTAAAAAG TTTGAAGAGAAGTGGAAGACTGTGATGAAGACATATGAACTTGAAGGCGTTGATTGGTTCATTTCTATGTTCGAATCAAGAAG GGCTAACCTTGTTGtgtttttaatgaatttcaaCAATGCTGTTGATGCCCAACGAAACTACTCTGCAAATCTGGATTATTTGGATTATAATACTACCGCAAAGATGAAAACAGAGTGGTCTCTTGAGAAACATGCATCTACAATATTCACAAATGGTGCATTCAAGGAAATTCAAGAACAGATACTGGAGGCTTATAACCATTGCAGCCTTATATCAATATCAAATGATTCAAGTCCAGAGGTTTACAAG GACTGGTGCcacatctttcttgtgttgaagAACAAAAAGATGCGCTTGATTCCTGAGAATCTGATTGGAGGTCGATGGTTGAAATCTCCTCTGCTTAAGGTTGTTCATGCCATCCAATGCCAAGATGTAGCAACACATGTTTATGTtgatgagaagaagaaggcacAAGCAATTTTGTTGGGAGAGATGTTGGGTCTATACCAGGGTGTTTCTGTCGATATTGATCAAGTTCATGAGCTAACATCTATAGTTCGTGAAGCAAGACAACAGATTTTTGCCGATGGCGTAGTAACGTCTACAGCccagaagaagaaactaatgGAGGAATTTTATGGTGCTGAGGCACCCCAGGAAGTAGAAGTACAACCTCCTGAAGTCGTCAGCACGAAGGGAGGTGGTAGTAGACTACCTTCAAGAGTGGAGAAGGCTTTGAAGCTTAAGAGCAAGCCTTTGCATCAATGTAAGAAATGTCAGGAGTGGGGTCACCACGATTCAAGGAATTGCAACAAattcaaagagaaagaaaagatgCGGTCTAGAAGAAATTCTGATGTTTGA
- the LOC121778175 gene encoding homeobox protein BEL1 homolog, translating into MASTSEEGKPRDMTYCFPSAGNHLLTHLQPFQPTPEIYNLASGVDMIGFPPKNLHNHSTAGFGLAAISGASNEALMASSYQHYRSLIVDGDDPSLRCVFSCEGNERPSQGLSLSLTSSDPSTIALQPFELRHHDDLRFGPSSSRSVNFEHPLPPGYSYVKNSKYLGPAQELLSEFCNLGINQLKMKQSQKKSSEPTADEEKQPPPIFSLNLLELQRRKTKLLQMLDEVDRRYKHYCDQMKCVTSSFEAVAGGGSAAAYSALAVKATSRHFRSLRDSIVNEIKATKRGMGEKDAATAGLGETPRLRLLDQTLRQQKARQQMNTMENHPWRPQRGLPERSVSVLRAWLFEHFLHPYPSDVDKHILARQTGLSRSQVSNWFINARVRLWKPMVEEMYLEELKEKSTADIDEHNQTPDTKPSHEQLVRRDSECLSSIINNDTKKGKTLQNEQRHFSSSYGAMELDFSSYSTSSVSLTLGLHQRCEGEGEGGGVSLAFAAPAQSSLFYSRDQNQMEECQTAPFSLLDSENQSLQYRNLMGAQLLHDLAG; encoded by the exons ATGGCCAGCACAAGTGAGGAGGGGAAACCAAGAGACATGACATATTGCTTCCCCTCCGCCGGAAACCACCTACTCACCCATCTCCAACCCTTTCAGCCGACGCCGGAGATCTACAACCTAGCCTCCGGCGTCGACATGATAGGGTTTCCACCCAAGAATTTGCACAACCACTCCACCGCCGGCTTCGGCCTCGCAGCGATTTCCGGTGCATCAAACGAGGCCTTGATGGCCTCATCCTATCAACACTACAGATCACTGATCGTCGACGGCGACGATCCATCTCTGAGATGTGTCTTCTCCTGCGAAGGAAACGAAAGGCCGAGCCAAggcctctctctctccctcacctCCTCTGACCCTTCCACCATCGCGCTGCAGCCGTTCGAGCTCCGCCACCACGACGATCTGAGATTCGGGCCGTCGAGCTCGAGATCGGTGAATTTCGAGCATCCGCTGCCGCCGGGATACTCCTACGTCAAGAACTCCAAGTATCTAGGCCCCGCGCAGGAGCTTCTCTCTGAATTTTGCAATCTTGGAATCAATCAGCTCAAGATGAAGCAATCACAGAAAAAAAGCAGCGAACCCACCGCCGACGAAGAAAAGCAGCCGCCGCCAATCTTCTCCCTCAACCTCCTGGAGCTGCAGAGAAGGAAAACCAAACTCCTCCAAATGTTGGACGAG GTGGACAGGAGGTACAAGCACTACTGCGATCAAATGAAGTGCGTGACGTCATCGTTCGAGGCGGTGGCCGGAGGCGGATCCGCGGCGGCGTACTCGGCTCTCGCGGTGAAGGCGACGTCGCGGCATTTCCGGAGCCTGAGAGACAGCATCGTGAACGAGATAAAGGCCACAAAGAGAGGCATGGGAGAGAAGGACGCGGCCACCGCGGGACTCGGGGAGACGCCGCGGCTGCGCCTTCTCGACCAGACGCTGAGGCAGCAGAAGGCGCGGCAGCAGATGAACACGATGGAGAACCACCCGTGGCGGCCCCAGCGCGGCCTCCCCGAGAGATCCGTGTCCGTGCTCCGTGCCTGGCTCTTCGAACACTTCCTCCACCC GTATCCGAGTGATGTAGATAAGCACATTCTAGCCCGCCAAACTGGCCTCTCAAGAAGCCAG GTCTCAAACTGGTTCATCAACGCGAGAGTGAGGCTATGGAAACCCATGGTGGAGGAGATGTACTTAGAAGAGCTGAAAGAGAAGTCCACCGCCGATATCGACGAACATAACCAGACACCGGATACAAAGCCAAGCCACGAGCAGCTGGTGCGAAGAGATTCCGAGTGCCTCTCTTCCATCATCAACAACGATACGAAAAAGGGAAAAACCCTCCAAAACGAGCAGCGCCATTTCAGCAGTTCCTACGGTGCGATGGAGCTCGATTTCTCGTCCTATTCCACCAGCAGCGTGTCGCTGACGCTGGGGCTGCACCAGCGCTGCGAAGGCGAAGGCGAAGGCGGAGGGGTCAGCCTAGCGTTCGCGGCGCCAGCGCAGAGCTCGCTCTTTTACTCTAGGGATCAAAATCAAATGGAGGAGTGCCAAACGGCGCCGTTTTCGCTATTGGATAGTGAGAATCAGAGCTTGCAGTACCGGAATTTGATGGGAGCGCAGCTGCTTCATGACTTAGCTGGATGA